CCTCCAGTTGCCAATTACTCAAGCTTCCGCCGACTATGCCGTGCGAATCCCGCAAGGCAGGAGCCTGATGAATCCGCCCGCCGTTTCAGCAGATAGCCAGAGCAATCCGCTGCTGGTCAATTACTGGGCGCCCGAGGGCTCGGATGTTCCGCAGTATCATCTGGTGCGGTTCGACGGCCAAGGCTGGCGCACTTCACAAATCACTCAGCGCACACAGCCCTTTACGCTCTCCGGTACCAACACCAAGCGCCCGCCTCTCTCCCGTGCGGTCGTGGTGGTGGAACGCCCCTGGCGCCGTCCAGTCATGGCTTATGTGGCTTTTCGCGACGACGAGCGCGATGGGCGAGCGGTGATCGCTTCCAGCACTAATATCGAGACGGAGCAGCCTATTTGGAAAATCTCCGATCTCACCGCAACATCGCTGGGTGCCTGGGAGCCTTCGTTTGATCCGGAGCAGTGGCTGCGGATGCGCCAACTGCACCTGCTCGTCCAGCCCGTGACACAGCGTGACGGCAATGACCAGCAAGCGGCCGATGTCGAGCCTACGCCGGTCGCCAACCTCATCTGGAGCCCCTTCCTCGCCGAACTGGCGGACAACCGCGCGTCAAAGGAACACGAGGCATTGCCGATTCCTGCCGCCGGGGAGCTGGAGCGTCCGCTCGTGCCCGCCGAGATACTGCCGATCCTCGAACGAGTGACGGAGTGGCAATTTGCTTTCGATTACCAACGCGACCCACGCGGCTGGGAAATCGCGCCGTTTTACATCGGGGCACTGGAGGCGGCGCGTTATACGGCGTCGGAACGGATCGAGGGCGAGTTGCAGCGCCGGTTTGAGAAGATGGGATGGAAGCCCGCCCCGCGCCCCTACCACGCCGATGACTATGCGGTCATTCAGGCCTACGCGGAACTAGGCCGCCGCATGGACGAACCTGCCACAATGAAGCCCTCGCTGGCTTACCTGGATAACATCATCGAGAACCCATCGCCCGCCCTGCTGGAATGGGGCACACCACACGTCGACGACCGCTGGTCGTGGTGCGACGCCCTCTTCATGGGGCCGGCTTCGCTGCTGGATGCCTACCTGCTGACGGGTGATGAGCGCTATCTGGAGTTTGCCAACCGCGAGTGGTGGGCCACGACCGATTTCCTGTTTAGCCCGGTGGATGGATTTTATGCGCGCGATCAGAGCTACCTGGATGTGCGCGAGCCCAACGGTCAGAACATCTACTGGTCGCGCGGGAACGGCTGGGTTGCGGCAGGGCTAGCCCGTGTGCTGGCGCGCTTTCCAAAAGACCATCAAGACTACCCGCGTTACGTTGCCCTCTACCAGCGCATGATGATTGCGGTGCTCGCCGCCCAGCAGCCCGACGGTCTCTGGCGTCCCGGCCTGCTTGCTCCGGATTCACACCAGGCTCGGGAGGTCAGCGGCAGTGCCTTCTACACCTTTGCACTCGCCTGGGGCGTCAACCACGGTCTGCTTGACCGCGAAGCAACGCTGCCCGCCATTCGCCGCGCCTGGAACGCCATGACCGCTTGTGTGCGTGAAGATGGCAAGGTCGAGCACATCCAGCCCATTGGTGCCGCACCGGAAGGCTTCGACCCGTCCCACACCGACGCGTTTGGCGTCGGCGCGTTCCTGCTTGCTGGCTCGGAGATTTATGCGCTGGTCGCGGACGAGGAGCCGGTAAGCTATCAGGATTGAGTTGCCTGCAGATAGGCCCGCCAGCCGCCGTTGGCTGTAATGTCTTTGGCGGCCGTGGTGGCGATCGATTCGCAGAGGAAGCCCAGCTCGCGGCGGCCATCGGCCAGCTCGACCCAGCCCAGGCCGAGCGGCGGGCTGATCTGGGCGGCAAAGGTGCCCCAGTGGCGTTTAGGGAGGTCCCAGACTTCCACATCCAACGCCGCCCCACCCTCCGGCACGCGCACGATGCCGGGCTTGGCAATCGAGCCGGGGAGCGCGTAGGCCCGGTAGACGGGTGCCGTGCGGGTGGCCTC
This Verrucomicrobiota bacterium JB022 DNA region includes the following protein-coding sequences:
- a CDS encoding BNR-4 repeat-containing protein, producing MPLPRLRVPLLLCALIGASLTSFADTLNPRVEPASPESTRILPIAGDGFSGSSVNVIAGLQHTLFTHRSTQYAAFYAADGTLVLARRAIGSDTWETRRTPYTGKVADAHNSASLVVDGAGYLHVAWDHHGNGLNYARSVEPGSLELGPRQRMVGRDESRVTYPSFIRLRDGDLLAFYRDGASGQGNLVLNRYDVETQKWSRVQDKVLDGEGQRSAYPSFYYDRRGTLHLAWVWRESPDVATNHDIAYARSTDGGKKWTTIDGKPLQLPITQASADYAVRIPQGRSLMNPPAVSADSQSNPLLVNYWAPEGSDVPQYHLVRFDGQGWRTSQITQRTQPFTLSGTNTKRPPLSRAVVVVERPWRRPVMAYVAFRDDERDGRAVIASSTNIETEQPIWKISDLTATSLGAWEPSFDPEQWLRMRQLHLLVQPVTQRDGNDQQAADVEPTPVANLIWSPFLAELADNRASKEHEALPIPAAGELERPLVPAEILPILERVTEWQFAFDYQRDPRGWEIAPFYIGALEAARYTASERIEGELQRRFEKMGWKPAPRPYHADDYAVIQAYAELGRRMDEPATMKPSLAYLDNIIENPSPALLEWGTPHVDDRWSWCDALFMGPASLLDAYLLTGDERYLEFANREWWATTDFLFSPVDGFYARDQSYLDVREPNGQNIYWSRGNGWVAAGLARVLARFPKDHQDYPRYVALYQRMMIAVLAAQQPDGLWRPGLLAPDSHQAREVSGSAFYTFALAWGVNHGLLDREATLPAIRRAWNAMTACVREDGKVEHIQPIGAAPEGFDPSHTDAFGVGAFLLAGSEIYALVADEEPVSYQD